Within Candidatus Krumholzibacteriia bacterium, the genomic segment CCATGTCGCGCCCGGCACCTACGACGCGGCCAACGGCGAAACGTTTCCGCTCACCATGAAGAAGGGGCAAACGCTGCTGGGCGATGTCGCCAGTGGCGGCGGGGGTGCTACCCCCACCCGCATCCAGGGACAGGGCGCATACGCGCTGGGCATCATGGCCGGGACCGTGGTGGTGGGGGCGGAAGGAGCGCGCATCGCCGGGTTCTCCATTGTCACGGCGACGAACCCGAACCTCTACTCCGCAATCGCCGTGAATGGCGTGACGATGGAGATCCACAACAACACCCTGCTCAACGCCACCTATGCCGGCATCGGTGCGGGCGCGGGGGCGAACGTGGACATACACGACAACCTGTTTCAGTCGAGGGTGTACGCGCTGGTTCTCGATGGTTCGGGCGTTGTCAGTGTGCACGACAACACCATGGAGATGGGTGACTACGGCGTTCGCGCGGCCGGTATTGACAGCCTGGACGTCGCCAACAACGTAATCGGTCAGACGACCGCCGGCGTGTCGGTTGGAGCCGCGTCGACCATCACCATCCGTGACAACACGTTCAACGGCCCCACGGGCTACTCGTCCGGCGCGGTTGTGCACTCCGGCGGATCGGGGATTGTCCGTGGCAACACCTTCCTCAGCGGGCCCGGGGTCTACATTGATACCGGACTCGGAGTGCCGGACCTCGGCACCGCCGCAAGCCCGGGACAGAACGACTTCTCGGCCATCGCCGGAGTGGCGCTGGAGCACGCGGGCGCGGGAACGGTGATGGCCATCGGCAACACGTGGGCCAACAGTCCGCCGCTGGTCGGCGTGGACATTCTGATCACGGGCGGCGGGTCGGTGGTGACGCAGTAGGTCTGGTTCGCGCTTCCGTGCGCGGCGCGCCTGTGGTAATTTTTCCGGCGTGCTCCGCTGTGTCGTTCTGCTTGTCCTGCTCGCGCTGCCCGTGCCCGCCGCGGCGCAGACCCCCGAGTTTTCCTATCGCTTCGAGCTTGTGCGCGTGCCGGCGCTGTCCGTACGTGTGCACGCGGAGATTCCCGGCGCGCCCGGCGGGGAAACCACGCTCGAAGTGGACGAACAATGGGGCGGCGTGCGGGCGGGCGGCGTGGATATTTCCGGGTTCGCGGCCGTCGATGCGTCCGGCGAGGCGCTCACCGTGGCGCGCCCCGCGCCGTACCGGTTCGTGATCACCCACGCACCCGGCGCCACACTCCGCGTGACCTACGCCTTCGCGGCCAACGACTACCAGGCGCAGACCGATTCCGGCGAGTACCGGCGGCCCATCGTGAACGAACACCTGTTCCGCGCGGTGGGACACCTGACGCTGCTGGTTCCCACCCACATAAATGACGATGCGCCGTGCACGGTGCATCTGGGCTGGGATGGCTTTGACGCCGCCGGCTGGCGGGTGGTGTCGTCGTGGGGTGCGGGCACGCGCGATCGCACCCTGTCGGTTTCGCTCTACGGGCTTTGCGACGCGCTCTACGTGGCCGGCGACGTCCGCCTGATCACGCGTACCATCCACGGTTATCCCGTCACCATCAGCGTGGCTGGACGCGACTGGGCGTTCACGCCGGAAGAATTCGCCGACGTGTGCGAGCGCATCGTGGCCACCGAGCGCGGTTTCTTCAACGACTACGCGCGCGACTTCTACTGGATCAGCCTCGTCCCCACCGGGCCGTTGGAACAGACCGGCGTCAGCATCCACGGTACCGGCCTCAACAACTGCTTTTCGCTCAGCGTCTCTCCCAACGCGACCATCGCACTGGCGGATGGATCCTCCGATGCGATGGTGAACGTGCTGGCACACGAGATGTTCCACGACTGGAACGGCATCCTCATCCGCCAGGGGGACCCGGAGGAACTGGTGTACTGGTTCTCGGAGGGCTTCACGGAGTTCTACGCGCGGCGGCTGCGCTACCGCGGCGCTTTAATCAACGCGGAACAATACGCGGCATCGGTGAGCGAGACGCTGGCCAAGTACGCCACAAGCCCGGCCCGCGACGAACCCAACACGC encodes:
- a CDS encoding DUF1565 domain-containing protein, whose protein sequence is MSLRRVSMLWAVSVVALAACSDDESTVAPPPTPGPSPDRYVNQATGDDSNDGSSGSPWSSISHALATADTNITIHVAPGTYDAANGETFPLTMKKGQTLLGDVASGGGGATPTRIQGQGAYALGIMAGTVVVGAEGARIAGFSIVTATNPNLYSAIAVNGVTMEIHNNTLLNATYAGIGAGAGANVDIHDNLFQSRVYALVLDGSGVVSVHDNTMEMGDYGVRAAGIDSLDVANNVIGQTTAGVSVGAASTITIRDNTFNGPTGYSSGAVVHSGGSGIVRGNTFLSGPGVYIDTGLGVPDLGTAASPGQNDFSAIAGVALEHAGAGTVMAIGNTWANSPPLVGVDILITGGGSVVTQ